In Mixophyes fleayi isolate aMixFle1 chromosome 11, aMixFle1.hap1, whole genome shotgun sequence, one DNA window encodes the following:
- the GRAMD1B gene encoding protein Aster-B isoform X9: protein MKVEAEDEALGTSHDEDSVEEQLMDEDESLADWQSDTLQEEALLWYLDQFQYFTQEHAAQSYSDDVPAVLSPTYKQRNEDFRKLFKQLPDSERLIVDYSCALQRDILLQGRLYLSENWICFYSNIFRWETLLTVRLKDICSMTKEKTARLIPNAIQLCTDTEKHFFTSFGARDRTYMMMFRLWQNALLEKPLCPKELWHFVHQCYGNELGLTSDDEDYVPPDDDFNTMGYCEEIPVEDVEVNDNSSKSSSDLKPETNCNLQDPSLTSSNLTSTTSSEAPAFDGGILDDLDSSLEREMLFASIEEQKVELLPPVTSPSLDFNDNEDLPTELSDSSDTHDEGEVQAFYEDLNGRLYINEVFSFSVDKLFSLLFSESQFQRDFMEQRRFTEVIFHPWKKEENGNQTRVILYTIALTNPLAPKSATVTETQTLYKASQESECYVIDAEVLTHDIPYHDYFYTINRYTLTRVARNKSRLRISTELRYRKQPWGLVKTFIEKNFWSGLDEYFHHLENELTKAETAYLSDLHRQSPKDKSSKITSTRRRKRPHAHLRIPHLQEVLSPVTTPTDEERQHRVRHVAGSTQTRHVPEEKHSPLHSISKLLLVISCVLVLLVMLNMMLFYKLWMLEYSTQVLTTWQGLRLQESPLPQSEAEWTELLESQQKHHDTELQKWRQIIKSSVMLLDQMKDSLINLQNGIVSRDIVSESDDKPYQ, encoded by the exons GTATTGAGTCCAACGTATAAACAGAGGAATGAGGATTTCCGGAAACTCTTTAAACAGCTGCCAGACTCTGAACGTCTCATTGTAG ATTACTCCTGTGCTCTGCAGAGGGATATATTACTGCAGGGCCGCCTCTACCTGTCTGAGAACTGGATCTGTTTCTACAGCAACATCTTCCGCTGGGAGACCCTG CTGACGGTACGTTTGAAAGATATCTGCTCAATGACTAAAGAGAAGACAGCCAGACTCATTCCAAATGCAATTCAGCTTTGCACTGACACTGAGAAG CACTTTTTCACTTCATTCGGGGCTCGAGATCGAACCTACATGATGATGTTCCGGCTTTGGCAGAATGCTTTGCTTGAAAAG CCGCTGTGTCCGAAGGAGCTCTGGCATTTCGTCCACCAGTGCTACGGCAACGAGCTGGGCCTTACGAGCGACGACGAGGACTATGTCCCACCGGATGACGACTTCAACACGATGGG TTATTGTGAAGAAATTCCAGTGGAGGATGTGGAAGTTAATGACAATTCCTCTAAAAGTAGCAGCGACCTCAAACCAGAAACAAATTGCAACCTCCAGGACCCGTCTCTTACAAGCAGTAATCTGACCTCCACCACCAGCAGCGAGGCCCCTGCA TTTGATGGTGGCATCCTGGATGACCTTGACAGCTCGTTAGAGAGGGAGATGTTGTTTGCAAGCATCGAGGAGCAAAAGGTGGAGCTTCTCCCACCCGTCACGTCTCCGTCCCTGGACTTCAATGACAATGAAGATTTACCTACTGAGCTCAGCGACTCCTCAGACACCCATGATGAAG GTGAAGTCCAAGCGTTCTATGAAGACCTGAATGGTCGGCTGTACATCAATGAGGTATTCAGCTTCAGCGTGGACAAACTGTTCAGCCTCCTCTTCAGCGAATCTCAGTTCCAAAGAGACTTCATGGAGCAGAGGCGGTTCACGG AAGTTATATTTCATCCATGGAAGAAGGAGGAAAATGGAAACCAGACCCGTGTTATATTATACACCATTGCACTAACTAATCCTCTGGCACCTAAGTCTGCAACCGTGACGGAGACTCAG ACGCTCTACAAGGCCAGTCAGGAGAGTGAATGTTACGTGATTGACGCAGAGGTACTGACACACGATATACCTTACCATGATTACTTCTACACCATCAATCGCTACACGCTGACCAGAGTGGCACGAAACAAAAGCCGGTTAAG gaTATCGACGGAGCTGCGTTACCGGAAACAGCCGTGGGGACTTGTCAAAACATTTATTGAGAAAAACTTCTGGAGCGGTCTTGATGAATATTTCCACCACTTGG AGAATGAACTGACCAAAGCAGAGACTGCATACCTGTCTGACCTTCACCGGCAGTcccccaaagacaagagctccaagATCACCTCCACACGACGCAGGAAGCGCCCCCATGCTCATCTGCGCATTCCGCATTTACAGGAGGTTCTGAGCCCGGTCACCACACCAACCGATGAGGAGAGGCAGCACCGCGTCAGACATGTAGCAG GATCCACACAGACAAGACACGTTCCTGAGGAGAAGCACAGTCCCCTGCACAGCATCTCTAAGCTCCTTCTGGTGATCAGCTGCGT GCTGGTGCTGCTGGTCATGCTGAATATGATGCTCTTCTACAAGCTGTGGATGTTGGAATACAGCACCCAAGTCCTCACCACATGGCAGGGGCTCCGACTACAGGAGAG TCCCCTCCCACAGTCAGAAGCTGAATGGACGGAGCTGTTAGAGTCTCAGCAGAAACACCACGACACCGAGCTGCAGAAGTGGAGGCAGATCATCAAGTCATCCGTGATGTTATTGGACCAG ATGAAAGATTCCTTGATAAACCTTCAGAATGGAATTGTTTCCCGGGATATTGTCTCAGAGTCGGACGACAAACCGTACCAATGA
- the GRAMD1B gene encoding protein Aster-B isoform X10 — MVEKSSDHSSDKSPPTPEPGVQRSGSSQSGRSSGKNSKYDRLNLIKKSQSWYNHERQHIRRVLSPTYKQRNEDFRKLFKQLPDSERLIVDYSCALQRDILLQGRLYLSENWICFYSNIFRWETLLTVRLKDICSMTKEKTARLIPNAIQLCTDTEKHFFTSFGARDRTYMMMFRLWQNALLEKPLCPKELWHFVHQCYGNELGLTSDDEDYVPPDDDFNTMGYCEEIPVEDVEVNDNSSKSSSDLKPETNCNLQDPSLTSSNLTSTTSSEAPAFDGGILDDLDSSLEREMLFASIEEQKVELLPPVTSPSLDFNDNEDLPTELSDSSDTHDEGEVQAFYEDLNGRLYINEVFSFSVDKLFSLLFSESQFQRDFMEQRRFTEVIFHPWKKEENGNQTRVILYTIALTNPLAPKSATVTETQTLYKASQESECYVIDAEVLTHDIPYHDYFYTINRYTLTRVARNKSRLRISTELRYRKQPWGLVKTFIEKNFWSGLDEYFHHLENELTKAETAYLSDLHRQSPKDKSSKITSTRRRKRPHAHLRIPHLQEVLSPVTTPTDEERQHRVRHVAGSTQTRHVPEEKHSPLHSISKLLLVISCVLVLLVMLNMMLFYKLWMLEYSTQVLTTWQGLRLQESPLPQSEAEWTELLESQQKHHDTELQKWRQIIKSSVMLLDQMKDSLINLQNGIVSRDIVSESDDKPYQ, encoded by the exons GTATTGAGTCCAACGTATAAACAGAGGAATGAGGATTTCCGGAAACTCTTTAAACAGCTGCCAGACTCTGAACGTCTCATTGTAG ATTACTCCTGTGCTCTGCAGAGGGATATATTACTGCAGGGCCGCCTCTACCTGTCTGAGAACTGGATCTGTTTCTACAGCAACATCTTCCGCTGGGAGACCCTG CTGACGGTACGTTTGAAAGATATCTGCTCAATGACTAAAGAGAAGACAGCCAGACTCATTCCAAATGCAATTCAGCTTTGCACTGACACTGAGAAG CACTTTTTCACTTCATTCGGGGCTCGAGATCGAACCTACATGATGATGTTCCGGCTTTGGCAGAATGCTTTGCTTGAAAAG CCGCTGTGTCCGAAGGAGCTCTGGCATTTCGTCCACCAGTGCTACGGCAACGAGCTGGGCCTTACGAGCGACGACGAGGACTATGTCCCACCGGATGACGACTTCAACACGATGGG TTATTGTGAAGAAATTCCAGTGGAGGATGTGGAAGTTAATGACAATTCCTCTAAAAGTAGCAGCGACCTCAAACCAGAAACAAATTGCAACCTCCAGGACCCGTCTCTTACAAGCAGTAATCTGACCTCCACCACCAGCAGCGAGGCCCCTGCA TTTGATGGTGGCATCCTGGATGACCTTGACAGCTCGTTAGAGAGGGAGATGTTGTTTGCAAGCATCGAGGAGCAAAAGGTGGAGCTTCTCCCACCCGTCACGTCTCCGTCCCTGGACTTCAATGACAATGAAGATTTACCTACTGAGCTCAGCGACTCCTCAGACACCCATGATGAAG GTGAAGTCCAAGCGTTCTATGAAGACCTGAATGGTCGGCTGTACATCAATGAGGTATTCAGCTTCAGCGTGGACAAACTGTTCAGCCTCCTCTTCAGCGAATCTCAGTTCCAAAGAGACTTCATGGAGCAGAGGCGGTTCACGG AAGTTATATTTCATCCATGGAAGAAGGAGGAAAATGGAAACCAGACCCGTGTTATATTATACACCATTGCACTAACTAATCCTCTGGCACCTAAGTCTGCAACCGTGACGGAGACTCAG ACGCTCTACAAGGCCAGTCAGGAGAGTGAATGTTACGTGATTGACGCAGAGGTACTGACACACGATATACCTTACCATGATTACTTCTACACCATCAATCGCTACACGCTGACCAGAGTGGCACGAAACAAAAGCCGGTTAAG gaTATCGACGGAGCTGCGTTACCGGAAACAGCCGTGGGGACTTGTCAAAACATTTATTGAGAAAAACTTCTGGAGCGGTCTTGATGAATATTTCCACCACTTGG AGAATGAACTGACCAAAGCAGAGACTGCATACCTGTCTGACCTTCACCGGCAGTcccccaaagacaagagctccaagATCACCTCCACACGACGCAGGAAGCGCCCCCATGCTCATCTGCGCATTCCGCATTTACAGGAGGTTCTGAGCCCGGTCACCACACCAACCGATGAGGAGAGGCAGCACCGCGTCAGACATGTAGCAG GATCCACACAGACAAGACACGTTCCTGAGGAGAAGCACAGTCCCCTGCACAGCATCTCTAAGCTCCTTCTGGTGATCAGCTGCGT GCTGGTGCTGCTGGTCATGCTGAATATGATGCTCTTCTACAAGCTGTGGATGTTGGAATACAGCACCCAAGTCCTCACCACATGGCAGGGGCTCCGACTACAGGAGAG TCCCCTCCCACAGTCAGAAGCTGAATGGACGGAGCTGTTAGAGTCTCAGCAGAAACACCACGACACCGAGCTGCAGAAGTGGAGGCAGATCATCAAGTCATCCGTGATGTTATTGGACCAG ATGAAAGATTCCTTGATAAACCTTCAGAATGGAATTGTTTCCCGGGATATTGTCTCAGAGTCGGACGACAAACCGTACCAATGA